In one window of Tenacibaculum mesophilum DNA:
- a CDS encoding DUF2752 domain-containing protein produces MPVQLEDYMLPCLNKKFFGVDCLGCGIQRALSLISQGEFVAAFKMYPAIYTLLLLAFVVGINFFYKVKYAQKIISILAIINIIIIVSSYVIKMNQLI; encoded by the coding sequence ATGCCTGTACAATTAGAAGATTATATGTTGCCTTGCTTAAACAAAAAATTCTTTGGAGTTGACTGTTTAGGTTGTGGTATACAGCGTGCTTTGAGCTTAATTTCACAAGGAGAGTTCGTTGCTGCTTTTAAAATGTACCCTGCTATATATACCTTACTACTTTTAGCTTTTGTTGTAGGCATTAACTTCTTCTATAAAGTAAAATATGCTCAAAAAATAATCAGTATATTGGCTATCATTAACATAATTATTATAGTGAGTAGTTATGTTATAAAAATGAATCAATTAATTTAA